A part of Caretta caretta isolate rCarCar2 chromosome 1, rCarCar1.hap1, whole genome shotgun sequence genomic DNA contains:
- the P2RY2 gene encoding P2Y purinoceptor 2 isoform X1, whose product MVSIQNNSYLSRAMENFMVLRSWNTSANSSTVDCSVEDNTYKCKFDEEFKYILLPVSYGIVCVVGLCLNLLALYVFLFRIKTWNASTTYMFNLAVSDTLYVVSLPLLVYYYAKGDNWPFSVGLCKIVRFLFYTNLYCSILFLLCISVHRFLGICFPLKSLQWGRVRYARRVSGVVWLVIITCQSPVLFFVTTSVRCKTITCHDTSSKELFGQFVIYSSVMLVLLFCIPFLTIIVCYYLMARKLLQPTRGTSRRSKSKKKSVKMIIVVLVVFIICFLPFHVTRTLYYSFRSWDLSCGTLNAINLAYKVTRPLASTNSCLDPILYFLVGQRFVKFAGNKMPVKTPNRTALKVTPTSNTGTSNNLDMIAKM is encoded by the coding sequence GGCAATGGAGAACTTTATGGTTCTGCGCTCCTGGAACACGAGCGCCAACTCATCCACTGTGGACTGCAGCGTGGAAGACAACACGTACAAGTGCAAATTTGACGAGGAGTTCAAGTACATTCTGCTGCCCGTCTCCTACGGCATCGTGTGCGTGGTGGGGCTGTGCCTCAACCTGCTGGCCCTCTACGTCTTCCTCTTCAGGATCAAGACCTGGAACGCCTCCACCACGTACATGTTCAACCTGGCCGTGTCCGACACGCTCTACGTGGTTTCCCTGCCCTTGCTGGTGTATTACTACGCCAAGGGGGACAATTGGCCTTTCAGTGTGGGCTTGTGTAAAATAGTCCGTTTCCTGTTCTACACCAACCTctactgcagcatcctcttcctgCTCTGCATCAGTGTCCACCGTTTCCTGGGCATCTGCTTCCCGCTGAAGTCACTGCAGTGGGGCCGTGTCCGCTACGCGCGGAGGGTGTCAGGGGTCGTCTGGTTGGTCATAATCACGTGCCAATCACCGGTGCTCTTCTTTGTCACCACCAGTGTGAGGTGCAAGACTATCACCTGCCACGACACGTCGAGCAAGGAGCTCTTCGGCCAGTTCGTCATCTACAGCTCGGTGATGCTGGTGCTGCTGTTCTGCATCCCTTTCCTGACTATCATCGTGTGCTACTACCTGATGGCTCGGAAGCTGCTGCAGCCCACCCGGGGGACCTCCAGGAGGTCTAAGTCCAAAAAGAAGTCAGTCAAGATGATCATTGTTGTCCTGGTGGTCTTCATCATCTGCTTCCTTCCTTTCCATGTCACTCGCACCTTGTACTACTCCTTCCGGAGCTGGGACCTTAGCTGCGGGACCCTCAATGCCATTAACTTAGCCTACAAAGTGACCAGGCCCTTAGCTAGCACCAACAGCTGCCTGGATCCCATTTTGTACTTCTTAGTAGGCCAAAGGTTTGTGAAGTTCGCAGGCAACAAAATGCCAGTGAAAACTCCAAACCGAACGGCCCTGAAGGTAACTCCCACCAGCAACACAGGAACCAGCAACAACCTAGACATGATAGCCAAAATGTGA
- the P2RY2 gene encoding P2Y purinoceptor 2 isoform X2, which translates to MENFMVLRSWNTSANSSTVDCSVEDNTYKCKFDEEFKYILLPVSYGIVCVVGLCLNLLALYVFLFRIKTWNASTTYMFNLAVSDTLYVVSLPLLVYYYAKGDNWPFSVGLCKIVRFLFYTNLYCSILFLLCISVHRFLGICFPLKSLQWGRVRYARRVSGVVWLVIITCQSPVLFFVTTSVRCKTITCHDTSSKELFGQFVIYSSVMLVLLFCIPFLTIIVCYYLMARKLLQPTRGTSRRSKSKKKSVKMIIVVLVVFIICFLPFHVTRTLYYSFRSWDLSCGTLNAINLAYKVTRPLASTNSCLDPILYFLVGQRFVKFAGNKMPVKTPNRTALKVTPTSNTGTSNNLDMIAKM; encoded by the coding sequence ATGGAGAACTTTATGGTTCTGCGCTCCTGGAACACGAGCGCCAACTCATCCACTGTGGACTGCAGCGTGGAAGACAACACGTACAAGTGCAAATTTGACGAGGAGTTCAAGTACATTCTGCTGCCCGTCTCCTACGGCATCGTGTGCGTGGTGGGGCTGTGCCTCAACCTGCTGGCCCTCTACGTCTTCCTCTTCAGGATCAAGACCTGGAACGCCTCCACCACGTACATGTTCAACCTGGCCGTGTCCGACACGCTCTACGTGGTTTCCCTGCCCTTGCTGGTGTATTACTACGCCAAGGGGGACAATTGGCCTTTCAGTGTGGGCTTGTGTAAAATAGTCCGTTTCCTGTTCTACACCAACCTctactgcagcatcctcttcctgCTCTGCATCAGTGTCCACCGTTTCCTGGGCATCTGCTTCCCGCTGAAGTCACTGCAGTGGGGCCGTGTCCGCTACGCGCGGAGGGTGTCAGGGGTCGTCTGGTTGGTCATAATCACGTGCCAATCACCGGTGCTCTTCTTTGTCACCACCAGTGTGAGGTGCAAGACTATCACCTGCCACGACACGTCGAGCAAGGAGCTCTTCGGCCAGTTCGTCATCTACAGCTCGGTGATGCTGGTGCTGCTGTTCTGCATCCCTTTCCTGACTATCATCGTGTGCTACTACCTGATGGCTCGGAAGCTGCTGCAGCCCACCCGGGGGACCTCCAGGAGGTCTAAGTCCAAAAAGAAGTCAGTCAAGATGATCATTGTTGTCCTGGTGGTCTTCATCATCTGCTTCCTTCCTTTCCATGTCACTCGCACCTTGTACTACTCCTTCCGGAGCTGGGACCTTAGCTGCGGGACCCTCAATGCCATTAACTTAGCCTACAAAGTGACCAGGCCCTTAGCTAGCACCAACAGCTGCCTGGATCCCATTTTGTACTTCTTAGTAGGCCAAAGGTTTGTGAAGTTCGCAGGCAACAAAATGCCAGTGAAAACTCCAAACCGAACGGCCCTGAAGGTAACTCCCACCAGCAACACAGGAACCAGCAACAACCTAGACATGATAGCCAAAATGTGA